In Chloracidobacterium sp., the following proteins share a genomic window:
- the ftsH gene encoding ATP-dependent zinc metalloprotease FtsH: MIISSALVFVWYLQTKQTTPPKELSFDAALTQIKNKDIKEAVIKQDSLELTNRSDAKFSVRLDASDSTRDQIYAAAKETDTVIKLEPPSSGLGWLVLVNALPFILLMGFLAFTLRQMQAGGNKALSFGKSKAKLLNNQQKRVTFKDVAGVDEAKEELQEIIEFLKDPQKFQKLGGKIPKGVLMVGPPGTGKTLLAKAVAGEANVPFFSISGSDFVEMFVGVGASRVRDLFEQGKKNAPCIIFVDEIDAVGRHRGAGLGGGHDEREQTLNQLLVEMDGFESNDGVILMASTNRPDVLDPALLRPGRFDRRVVVGRPDVRGREGILKVHTRKIPLDEGVDVSVIARGTPGFTGADLANIVNEAALNAARYNKKVVTMADFEIAKDKVMMGAERKSMVISDEEKRITAYHEAGHTLVGLKVPNIDPVHKVTIIPRGMALGVTMYLPEKDRLSASKEYLLGQIAMAMGGRIAEDMFIGSITTGAANDIEKATEVARSMVCEYGMSDLGPLTFGKKEEQIFLGREIAQHRDYSEDTAIKIDAEVQKIVSTQYKRAEKILKDNKDVLIRLAEALLEYETLDSVQIRRVVAGLPLEGTTSANTNDEGSPQSEESEGSFNNPILPLPGNNPATA; this comes from the coding sequence ATGATAATCTCGAGCGCGCTCGTCTTTGTCTGGTATCTCCAGACCAAGCAGACAACGCCGCCAAAGGAATTGTCCTTTGATGCCGCGCTCACTCAGATCAAGAATAAGGACATCAAAGAGGCTGTCATAAAGCAGGATTCGCTCGAGTTGACCAACCGCAGCGACGCAAAGTTCTCAGTCCGCCTCGACGCCAGCGATTCTACACGGGACCAGATCTACGCTGCGGCAAAGGAAACCGATACGGTCATCAAGCTCGAACCGCCGTCAAGCGGCCTCGGCTGGCTTGTTCTAGTCAATGCTCTTCCGTTCATCCTGCTGATGGGCTTCTTGGCATTTACGCTCAGGCAAATGCAGGCCGGCGGCAACAAGGCGTTGAGCTTTGGCAAATCCAAGGCGAAATTGCTCAATAACCAGCAGAAACGCGTCACTTTTAAGGATGTGGCAGGCGTTGATGAAGCTAAGGAAGAGCTGCAGGAAATAATCGAATTCCTCAAGGACCCGCAGAAATTTCAGAAACTCGGCGGCAAGATACCAAAGGGCGTCCTGATGGTCGGCCCGCCGGGAACAGGGAAGACCTTGCTCGCGAAGGCAGTCGCCGGTGAGGCGAATGTGCCGTTCTTCTCGATATCAGGTTCGGATTTTGTTGAGATGTTCGTCGGCGTAGGGGCCAGCCGCGTCCGCGATCTGTTTGAGCAGGGCAAGAAGAACGCTCCGTGCATTATCTTTGTTGACGAGATTGACGCTGTCGGCCGTCACCGCGGCGCAGGCCTCGGCGGCGGGCATGACGAGCGTGAACAGACTCTCAACCAGCTTCTCGTCGAGATGGACGGTTTTGAATCGAATGACGGCGTCATTCTGATGGCATCGACCAACAGGCCTGACGTGCTCGATCCGGCCCTTCTGCGTCCTGGTCGTTTTGACCGGCGCGTTGTCGTCGGACGGCCTGACGTTCGCGGCCGCGAGGGCATTCTGAAAGTTCATACGCGAAAGATACCGCTTGATGAGGGCGTTGATGTCAGTGTGATCGCCCGCGGCACTCCCGGATTTACGGGTGCCGACCTCGCGAATATCGTCAACGAGGCCGCATTGAACGCCGCTCGCTACAACAAAAAAGTCGTTACCATGGCCGATTTTGAGATCGCCAAGGACAAGGTGATGATGGGTGCCGAGCGCAAATCGATGGTTATCTCGGACGAAGAGAAGCGCATCACCGCCTATCACGAGGCCGGGCACACGCTCGTCGGACTTAAGGTCCCGAACATCGATCCTGTGCACAAGGTCACGATCATCCCGCGCGGCATGGCACTTGGCGTGACGATGTACCTGCCCGAAAAGGATCGACTCTCGGCTTCAAAAGAGTATTTGCTCGGCCAGATCGCAATGGCGATGGGCGGCCGTATTGCCGAGGACATGTTCATCGGCAGCATCACGACAGGTGCGGCAAACGACATTGAAAAAGCGACCGAGGTCGCCCGTTCGATGGTGTGCGAATATGGCATGTCCGACCTTGGGCCGCTTACATTCGGCAAGAAGGAAGAGCAGATCTTTCTCGGCCGCGAGATCGCACAGCATCGTGATTACTCTGAGGACACCGCGATCAAGATCGACGCCGAGGTCCAAAAGATCGTTTCGACGCAATACAAACGTGCCGAGAAGATCCTAAAGGACAACAAGGACGTGCTCATCCGCCTCGCCGAGGCATTGCTCGAATACGAGACGCTTGATTCGGTGCAGATCCGTCGCGTGGTCGCCGGCCTGCCGCTCGAGGGCACGACGTCAGCGAATACCAACGATGAGGGATCGCCGCAATCAGAGGAATCGGAGGGGTCGTTCAACAATCCGATACTGCCGCTTCCCGGCAACAATCCGGCGACCGCATAG
- the folP gene encoding dihydropteroate synthase yields the protein MHWKTARRTLDLSRPLVMGILNVTPDSFSDGGRYFLPDDALRRAERMIEDGADIIDIGGESTRPGSIRVDADTELERTLPVINAITARFETPVSIDTTKHLVARAALDGGAEIINDISGLRWDVNLAEIAAQTGAGLVLMHSRGTFETMHSSPPVGDIMAHAKDRLAGSIVKAKEMGVADEQIALDPGIGFGKTFEQSLELLSNLDRLIGEFAAYPMLAGVSRKSFIGKILGDGIPGERLGGSIAAALAAVGRGAKIVRVHDVKETVTALRVFKAIETGGNHNES from the coding sequence ATGCACTGGAAAACCGCACGCCGAACTCTCGACCTGTCGCGCCCGCTCGTGATGGGCATCCTCAATGTCACGCCGGACAGTTTTTCGGACGGTGGAAGGTATTTTTTGCCAGACGATGCCTTGAGGCGCGCCGAGCGAATGATCGAGGACGGTGCCGATATCATCGATATCGGCGGAGAATCAACGCGTCCCGGCAGCATTCGCGTAGATGCTGACACGGAACTTGAACGAACTTTACCCGTAATTAACGCGATAACGGCCCGATTTGAAACGCCGGTTTCCATCGACACGACGAAACATCTCGTCGCTCGGGCTGCTCTCGACGGCGGCGCCGAGATCATCAACGATATTTCGGGCCTCCGTTGGGATGTGAACCTGGCCGAAATTGCAGCTCAAACCGGTGCCGGCCTCGTTCTCATGCACTCGCGCGGCACATTCGAGACAATGCATTCCTCACCGCCCGTGGGGGACATCATGGCCCATGCCAAGGACCGTTTGGCGGGATCTATCGTAAAGGCCAAGGAAATGGGTGTTGCCGACGAACAGATCGCGCTCGATCCCGGCATCGGTTTTGGGAAGACATTCGAGCAAAGTTTAGAATTGCTCTCAAACCTTGATAGACTGATAGGCGAATTCGCAGCCTATCCGATGCTGGCCGGAGTATCCAGAAAGTCGTTCATCGGCAAGATCCTTGGCGACGGAATTCCAGGCGAACGACTTGGCGGTAGCATAGCCGCCGCCTTGGCGGCTGTTGGGCGAGGGGCAAAAATTGTTCGTGTCCACGATGTTAAGGAGACTGTGACTGCGTTGCGAGTATTCAAGGCGATCGAAACCGGAGGTAACCACAATGAAAGTTAG
- a CDS encoding LptE family protein — MRYWLISVCIASVLSVSGFTDCYKPVTRSGLPRHIRTIAVPAFQFETQGLRYRVESRFTDAVMREIIRRGNGLKVTASRIGADAVLEGTIRDFSFSGVLLDSEGRARVYEVTVVTAVTIRDIRENKILYDNQNFVFRDSFEFTSDPRSFFNEEDPAVERMSHAFAESAVSAFINGIGVKEEKK, encoded by the coding sequence ATGAGATACTGGCTCATATCTGTCTGCATTGCGAGTGTCCTTTCGGTCTCAGGGTTTACCGATTGCTACAAGCCGGTGACGAGATCAGGACTGCCGCGCCACATCCGGACCATCGCCGTCCCGGCGTTTCAGTTTGAGACGCAAGGCCTCCGCTACCGTGTCGAATCACGATTTACCGATGCCGTTATGCGCGAGATCATCCGTCGGGGCAACGGGCTTAAGGTAACGGCCTCTCGCATCGGTGCTGATGCAGTGCTCGAGGGGACGATCCGCGATTTTAGTTTCTCGGGCGTTCTGCTCGACAGCGAGGGCCGAGCTCGCGTCTATGAGGTAACCGTCGTAACGGCCGTCACTATCCGCGACATTCGCGAGAACAAGATCCTCTACGACAACCAGAACTTTGTGTTCCGCGATTCGTTCGAGTTTACTTCGGACCCGCGGTCATTCTTTAATGAAGAGGACCCTGCCGTCGAACGCATGTCCCACGCATTTGCCGAATCCGCCGTCTCAGCCTTCATAAATGGCATCGGCGTCAAGGAAGAGAAAAAATAG
- the holA gene encoding DNA polymerase III subunit delta, translating to MDVSALREQLRRGDFAPVYLLYGREAYLRGIAAKTIVERAFGEGDFRDFNETTFSLNTEGNLKAALTSARQLPMMAARRVIRITDVRISQTGFRDTITEADEPVLTDYLSSPEPTTVIVFIADEFNRSRKMGKLLEKQTASVEFAPPTGPALAEWARKHLADTGASIDPAAFQLLLLRVGDNVARLANEIDKLAAAAMPSGQITKDLIAGLVPDSSAIDNFDFVNEIIAGRPQRGLALLKKTLDDGAEPVALIGAMAFKYRTLLSVKDMMQRGADRREVANAVKMRYNDQESFFAAARRSDVASIRHALQRLAETDLAIKTSIGGTGPKGARMQIEMLACELAAG from the coding sequence GTGGACGTCAGCGCTCTCAGGGAACAACTTCGACGCGGTGATTTCGCGCCTGTATATCTCTTGTATGGTCGTGAAGCATACCTTCGCGGCATTGCCGCCAAGACGATCGTCGAACGCGCGTTTGGCGAGGGCGACTTTCGGGATTTTAACGAGACAACATTCAGCCTGAACACAGAAGGGAACCTTAAGGCAGCGCTTACATCGGCCCGTCAGTTGCCGATGATGGCTGCTCGCCGGGTCATCCGCATCACTGACGTTCGGATCTCGCAGACCGGATTTCGCGACACCATAACCGAGGCCGATGAGCCGGTACTGACCGACTATCTTAGTTCGCCTGAGCCGACAACGGTCATTGTCTTCATCGCGGACGAATTTAACAGGTCTCGCAAGATGGGAAAGCTCCTCGAGAAGCAGACGGCATCGGTCGAGTTTGCCCCGCCTACGGGGCCCGCGCTGGCCGAGTGGGCCCGCAAGCACCTGGCTGACACCGGAGCCTCGATCGATCCGGCGGCGTTTCAACTCTTGTTGTTGCGGGTCGGTGACAACGTTGCGCGTCTCGCGAATGAGATCGATAAACTCGCCGCCGCCGCGATGCCGTCAGGGCAGATAACCAAGGATCTGATCGCCGGGCTCGTCCCTGATTCGAGTGCGATCGACAATTTTGATTTCGTCAACGAGATCATCGCCGGGCGGCCGCAGCGAGGGCTGGCCCTTCTCAAAAAGACGCTCGACGACGGCGCGGAGCCTGTAGCGCTGATCGGCGCGATGGCATTCAAATACCGCACATTGCTGTCGGTAAAGGACATGATGCAGCGCGGCGCTGACCGACGTGAGGTCGCTAATGCGGTGAAAATGCGTTACAACGATCAGGAATCGTTCTTTGCCGCCGCCCGACGCTCCGACGTCGCGAGTATTCGCCACGCCCTGCAGCGACTTGCCGAGACGGACCTCGCCATCAAGACATCGATCGGCGGCACGGGCCCGAAAGGCGCCCGCATGCAGATCGAGATGCTCGCCTGCGAACTGGCCGCCGGCTAG
- a CDS encoding zinc-ribbon domain-containing protein, with protein MIIRCDNCSVSLQLDESKIPTGTFSVRCPRCQNLLRVQKDASGKAPSTVDQLTANKPAEASSDSPADFAQKESEQQVNSALRSLLSALQTDKATAVDDEDDEKPRRILLCLGEKADETARLLAKSGYKVYVAQTPAQANERLREGKTELLMFSPDFAADMGGAAVIQQKANAMYSSERRRLFLISLEDEGTTMNAHDAFLRNLNLIVNTNDVQQLPLILNRSLGDYNDLYNYFNKASNLAPV; from the coding sequence ATGATCATTCGCTGCGACAATTGTTCCGTTTCACTGCAACTGGACGAATCAAAGATACCGACGGGCACCTTCTCTGTTCGCTGCCCGCGATGCCAAAATCTGCTGCGTGTCCAGAAGGATGCGTCAGGCAAGGCTCCGTCAACGGTCGATCAACTGACGGCCAATAAGCCCGCCGAAGCCTCGAGCGACAGTCCCGCAGATTTTGCACAAAAAGAATCGGAGCAGCAGGTGAATTCCGCCTTGCGCTCATTGCTCTCGGCACTCCAGACCGATAAGGCCACTGCCGTCGATGACGAAGATGACGAAAAGCCGCGGCGCATCTTGCTTTGCCTCGGCGAAAAAGCCGACGAGACGGCACGGCTATTGGCAAAGTCCGGCTACAAGGTCTATGTCGCGCAGACGCCGGCACAGGCAAATGAACGCTTGCGCGAGGGCAAGACCGAACTCCTGATGTTCTCACCGGATTTCGCCGCCGACATGGGCGGCGCGGCTGTCATTCAGCAGAAGGCAAATGCGATGTACTCGTCCGAGCGGCGACGCCTGTTTCTGATCTCGCTCGAGGACGAAGGAACGACCATGAACGCCCACGACGCATTCCTGCGAAATCTGAACCTGATCGTGAATACCAATGACGTGCAGCAGCTGCCGCTCATTCTCAATCGTTCGCTGGGCGACTATAACGATCTCTACAATTACTTCAACAAGGCCTCAAATCTGGCGCCTGTCTAG
- a CDS encoding PilT/PilU family type 4a pilus ATPase — MSLLDVAPIIEHMLLTSENVSDLNFSANQKPQVEINGVLYPTSPLGLGKLTAFQTEMIAMSLIRDNPDAANQLVKYRTADLSYALPGKCRFRVNIFQQRNSYSVVMRVIPHEIPSFEALRLPPQLAEIADIRNGVVLLTGPTGSGKSSTLAAIIDRINETKAYHIVTIEDPIEFLHGHKKSTINQREVGADTKDFASALRAALRQAPKVILVGEMRDLETAEIALEAAETGHLVLSTLHTIDASKTIDRIIGLYPKNEERVIRTRLAQTFRYIVSQRLIPTADGRGRIAAVEILRSNPRTREYIEKGEQEGKTLLDAIRDGEMDGMQDFDSVIRDMIEKGLITMDDGLSFATNQNNLLLQLKGLASTEDYVKSGSGRPLPKPAVPPPPPPDPDSVLNMIE; from the coding sequence ATGAGTCTGCTTGATGTTGCGCCCATTATTGAGCATATGCTGCTCACGTCAGAGAACGTGAGCGACCTCAATTTCTCGGCAAATCAAAAGCCGCAGGTCGAGATCAACGGCGTACTGTATCCGACGTCGCCGCTCGGCTTGGGCAAGCTTACAGCTTTCCAGACCGAGATGATCGCGATGTCGCTGATCCGCGATAATCCGGACGCGGCCAATCAGCTCGTCAAATATCGGACGGCGGACCTGAGCTACGCCCTGCCGGGCAAGTGCCGTTTTCGCGTGAATATCTTTCAGCAGCGGAATTCATATTCGGTGGTCATGCGCGTCATTCCGCATGAGATACCGAGTTTTGAAGCCCTCAGGCTCCCGCCGCAGCTTGCCGAGATCGCCGATATTCGCAATGGCGTGGTGCTGCTGACAGGGCCGACCGGTTCGGGAAAGAGCTCAACGCTCGCGGCGATCATCGACCGGATCAATGAGACCAAGGCGTATCACATCGTCACGATCGAGGACCCGATCGAGTTCCTGCACGGCCACAAGAAAAGCACTATCAATCAACGTGAGGTAGGGGCAGACACAAAGGATTTTGCGTCGGCGCTGCGTGCGGCGCTTCGCCAGGCGCCAAAAGTGATCCTCGTGGGCGAAATGCGTGACCTGGAGACGGCCGAGATCGCATTGGAGGCGGCCGAGACAGGCCACCTCGTGCTCTCGACGCTTCATACGATCGACGCGTCAAAGACCATCGACCGCATCATCGGCCTGTATCCGAAGAACGAAGAGAGAGTGATCAGAACGCGATTGGCACAAACATTTCGCTATATCGTATCGCAAAGGCTTATCCCGACGGCCGATGGCCGCGGCCGTATAGCGGCGGTCGAGATACTAAGGTCAAATCCGCGAACGCGCGAATATATCGAGAAGGGCGAGCAGGAAGGTAAGACGCTGCTCGATGCTATACGCGACGGCGAGATGGACGGCATGCAGGATTTCGATTCGGTTATCCGCGACATGATCGAGAAAGGCCTGATAACGATGGACGACGGCCTGTCATTCGCCACGAACCAGAACAACCTTCTGCTTCAGCTAAAGGGCCTTGCATCGACCGAGGACTATGTCAAATCCGGCTCAGGCAGGCCGCTGCCCAAGCCGGCTGTCCCGCCTCCGCCGCCGCCGGACCCTGACTCGGTACTCAACATGATCGAATAA
- the thiE gene encoding thiamine phosphate synthase, with translation MFSDDEGGLLNFTLPKIYPITDRRLSGLSHAEQVRRLVAGGATLIQLREKSLSPRDFYDDAVAAVAIGRSADVKILINDRVDLAIAAKADGVHLGRDDMPADAARRLLGLDAIIGTSTHSVEQAAAAIEMSVDYVAIGPVFATATKDDTSPVVGPAGVRAVRAARGDIPLVAIGGIDKGNLDTVIAAGADSAAMISAVVVGDIEQNLRQLLSK, from the coding sequence CTGTTTTCTGATGATGAAGGCGGTCTTTTGAATTTCACGCTCCCCAAAATATACCCGATCACCGACAGACGCCTCTCCGGCCTGTCACACGCCGAACAGGTCCGACGGCTGGTTGCCGGCGGAGCGACACTTATTCAATTGCGTGAAAAGAGCTTGTCGCCGCGGGACTTTTATGACGATGCCGTGGCGGCCGTTGCCATTGGACGTTCGGCAGATGTGAAAATATTGATCAACGACCGTGTCGATCTCGCCATTGCGGCGAAAGCCGACGGTGTTCACCTAGGCCGGGACGATATGCCCGCAGACGCTGCGAGACGGCTGTTGGGCCTCGATGCGATAATCGGAACTTCGACGCATTCGGTCGAGCAGGCTGCCGCCGCAATCGAGATGTCGGTCGATTATGTGGCGATCGGGCCGGTGTTCGCTACGGCGACCAAGGACGATACATCGCCGGTGGTCGGCCCGGCCGGCGTCCGGGCCGTGCGCGCTGCCAGAGGCGACATTCCACTGGTGGCAATTGGCGGGATCGATAAAGGGAACCTCGATACGGTGATCGCGGCCGGTGCCGACTCGGCAGCAATGATCTCAGCCGTGGTCGTTGGAGATATCGAGCAGAACCTGAGACAGCTATTGTCAAAGTGA